TCTCGAAGAATTAGTTGTTATTGCCTCGGGCGGTATGACCAAAGCCGAGATATCAGGCTATACTAACTCAATGGATATCTACATGCTAGGCCCGGTTATCTAATACGCTCTGCAAATCCAATGTTATTAAATAAACCTCCAGCTAATATGCCGGAGGTTATTTTCTGTAAAATTATTGGCACGCGCTAGCTGCGGCTGTCTTTGCTTTGGCCGCGTTTAAACCTTATGAAAAAGGTTGTGCCATCGCATCCGGTAGCTATATCAATAATAGCATTATGCCTGGCAGCAATACTGTAACAGACCGCCAGGCCTAGGCCCGTTCCATGTTCTTTAGTGGTAAAAAACGGTGTCCCGATTTTTTCAAGCATTGCGGGCTCAATTCCTTTACCCTCATCTTGCACTGCTAGAACTACCGCTTGATCTTCCTCAAATGTTTTAATGGTAAGATTGCCACCGACCGCCATTGCCTCAAGCCCATTACGTACAAGATTCAAAATAAGCTGACGAATCTCTTTCTCATTTAAATTTAAATAAGGAATATTCCCGGTCTCTATTCTTATACCTTTTCCGGCCAGTAAGGCGGTTGACTCGAGCAGCGGCAGCATTGTTTCAATAATGGTATTAAGATTCTGCGTCGTCAATTCCACAACTTTATTTCTGGCTAAAGAAAGAAACTCGCTAATAATCGAATTCGCCCGGTCAAGTTCCTCAATCATTAGTTCAAAATGTTTATTATACTTGCTGCATTCATTCTTGGCGCCAAGGTACTGAAGCAACCCCCGCACAGTAGTCATAGGGTTGCGAATTTCATGGCCAATTCCTGCAGCCATTTCGCCAACCAAATGCAGACGGTCTAAGCGTGCTAGTTCTTTTTCGAACTGTTTACGTCCGGTAATGTCGGTAACCATAACTAGCGCCCCTGAATACTGCCCGTTTTCCGCTAAAAGCGGATTAGTAGATAAACTCGCCCATAACTCTTTTCCGTCGCTGCGATGAAACATGATTTCAGGCAGTTCCCGAACTTGCCGGCGCTTTATAAATTCTTCGGCTTGGTCGATCCATTCCTTATCGACAAAATCATAAAAAGACCCTCCGACTAATTCCATAACAGTGCAGTCCAGCATCTCTGCCATTTTTTTATTGGCAAAAGTTATTCTTCCTGCTCCGTCTAAAAGCAGGATGCCTTCGGAGGCTGTTTCTACTATCTGGCGATATCGCTCCTCACTCTCCCGCAGGGCTTGTTCGGCCTCTTTGCGTTTCGTAATGTCTTCCATAGTACCTTCAAAGTAGAGAACTCGGCCTGTATCATCGTGTACAGCTCGGACACTTTCAGAAACCCAAATTACATCACCATCCCGCCGGCATAGCTGACGCTCTCTGCAATGAATGGCTTCTCCCGCTACCAACGAACTCTCGTAAGTCACGCCTGAAGACTGCGATACCACCTCCTCAGGGTTATCGTAACCTAAAATACGGGCCATCGATTGATTGGCTATAAGATAGCGTCCATCCGGAGCCGCCTGAAAGATTCCCTCGATTGCATTCTCGAAGATAGAACGGTACTTTTGCTCAGCCTGACGCAATTCCGCCGTTCGTTCACGGACTCGCCACTCTAGCTCATCATTTAATTTCCATAAAGTCTCCTCAGCCTGCTTGCGCTCGGCAATGTATTTTTTTTCGGCATTATGTTTGGATAGCGCCATTTTAATTGCTGTATGCAATTCTCGCTCTTTGAATGGTTTTACAATATAGCCGTATGGCTGTGCTGACATTGCGCGCAGCAAGGTATCTTCATCGGTATAAGCGGTAAGATAAATAATAAGAATACCAAATAATCCATGAATTATTTCGGCAGCTTTAGTCCCATCAACTTCTCCTTGCAGTCTAATGTCCATTAAAACCAAATCAGGCTGCAACTCTTTGGCCGCTTTAACAGCCTCTTCTCCGGTAGCCGCAACCTCCGTAACGATATATCCCATATTTCTCAGCGACTGCTGTAAGTCAAGTGCCGCGATCCCTTCATCTTCGACAATCAGTATCTTTATAGCTGTCATTGTGCAACTCTCCTATTCCCCGACATTAAAGGCAACTGCAAATTCAGTTCCATTGCTGTTCGTATTTATCTGAATAGTGCCCCTTAATTGTTTTATCAGAACGATTACTAACTTCATTCCCAGTGACTCGCAATTCTCTATCTTAAAGTCTGCTGGTAAACCAATCCCATTATCACTGACGGTCAATTTAGCTAAATTATCGGCATGATAAAGGTGAATACGTACTTCACCTTTCAGATCAAGTTTGCTGGGAAAGGCGTGTTTAAGCGAATTTGAAACAAGTTCGTTAAGAATTAAAGCGCAGGGGACTACTCGGTCAATACTGAGCGTAAATGGTTCAATATTTATCTGCTGGCTTATGCCTCGCGCAGCTGCCCCGTACGAATGGAACAGATTAACTAAGAGGCTGGGAATATATTCACCGAGATCGATATTTGCCAATGATTCCGACTGGTAGAGCTTTTCATGAATAAGAGCCATTGAGTAAACGCGGTCTTTGCTCTCCTTAAACATCTCAATAGCCTTTGCATCCTTGATATGGGACAATTGCAGATTCAGCATACTGTGGATTATTTGGAGATTGTTTTTGACACGGTGATGTATTTCCTTAAGAAGGGTCTCCTTTTCATTTAGGGCAAGTTGCAAGTTTGCCTTGCTGTCTTGCAGTTCCTCGTTAGCGGTAGCAAGCTGGGCAGTACGCTCCGCAACCCGCTTTTCGAGTTCCCTATTGAGCGTCTGGATCTCTTGCTAGGCATTTTTATGGTCGGTAATATCAATCCCCATTTCCATAATAAGCGTCGATCCATCCACATCAATAAATGGAAAGTCCAGAACCCGATACTCGCGTCCGTCCGGGCCGCTCCATTCCCACTCATGGGGCTTCATAGTTGCAAGGACGGTAAAACTTTGGCAGTTTTCGCAGGGCTCGCTGCGCCCGAATAGCGCTTCAAAACAGCGCCGGCCGTTTACTTCACCGAATTGCTCGCGAAAAAACCGATTAGCAAAGGGAATATGATAATCAGGTGTCATCAGTATCAAATAAGTCGGCAGCATATCTACGACATTATTAAAGCGCTGGCGTTCTAATTTCACGGCCTCCTCGGCCAATTTACGCTCGTCGATATCCCGTTCAAGCAGCTC
This sequence is a window from Veillonellaceae bacterium. Protein-coding genes within it:
- a CDS encoding PAS domain S-box protein — encoded protein: MTAIKILIVEDEGIAALDLQQSLRNMGYIVTEVAATGEEAVKAAKELQPDLVLMDIRLQGEVDGTKAAEIIHGLFGILIIYLTAYTDEDTLLRAMSAQPYGYIVKPFKERELHTAIKMALSKHNAEKKYIAERKQAEETLWKLNDELEWRVRERTAELRQAEQKYRSIFENAIEGIFQAAPDGRYLIANQSMARILGYDNPEEVVSQSSGVTYESSLVAGEAIHCRERQLCRRDGDVIWVSESVRAVHDDTGRVLYFEGTMEDITKRKEAEQALRESEERYRQIVETASEGILLLDGAGRITFANKKMAEMLDCTVMELVGGSFYDFVDKEWIDQAEEFIKRRQVRELPEIMFHRSDGKELWASLSTNPLLAENGQYSGALVMVTDITGRKQFEKELARLDRLHLVGEMAAGIGHEIRNPMTTVRGLLQYLGAKNECSKYNKHFELMIEELDRANSIISEFLSLARNKVVELTTQNLNTIIETMLPLLESTALLAGKGIRIETGNIPYLNLNEKEIRQLILNLVRNGLEAMAVGGNLTIKTFEEDQAVVLAVQDEGKGIEPAMLEKIGTPFFTTKEHGTGLGLAVCYSIAARHNAIIDIATGCDGTTFFIRFKRGQSKDSRS
- a CDS encoding sensor histidine kinase, giving the protein MQLALNEKETLLKEIHHRVKNNLQIIHSMLNLQLSHIKDAKAIEMFKESKDRVYSMALIHEKLYQSESLANIDLGEYIPSLLVNLFHSYGAAARGISQQINIEPFTLSIDRVVPCALILNELVSNSLKHAFPSKLDLKGEVRIHLYHADNLAKLTVSDNGIGLPADFKIENCESLGMKLVIVLIKQLRGTIQINTNSNGTEFAVAFNVGE
- a CDS encoding diguanylate cyclase; the encoded protein is ELLERDIDERKLAEEAVKLERQRFNNVVDMLPTYLILMTPDYHIPFANRFFREQFGEVNGRRCFEALFGRSEPCENCQSFTVLATMKPHEWEWSGPDGREYRVLDFPFIDVDGSTLIMEMGIDITDHKNA